In the genome of Streptomyces sp. SAI-127, the window CGAGGCGTGCGGCCAGCCGGTCGCTGCGTGCGTCGAGTTCGCCGTACGACACCGGTCCGGTCGGTGTGGACAGGGCGACCCGACCGGGTGCCGCCCGGGCACGTTCGGAGAAAATTGCGTGGAGGAAGTCAGCCGACATCACGAATTCCGTTCGTGTGGCAGGAAAGCGACGAATGAGCGACCCATTTACGGCGGTCGGTCGATAATCGCGAACAATCAGATGCTAGCGAGCGGCACCCGCCGCGCAGAAGCTGGTACGGGGTGTCCAACCGCCGGTTTTCCGCAGTTGGACGGAGTGGCGCTCAATCAGCCAATGACGTCTTCTGCGCAATGCGCGCGGCGATGTCGTCCCACACCCGCGCGGATTCCCGTGCCGCCTGCTCGACCAGTTGCGCGCAGTGCGCCGGCACGTTGTCGACGATCTTCTGCCACTCCTCGCCCGTCATCGCCTGCACCCGAAGGACGCGCAGCAGGGCCCGGCCGGCGTCGGTCTGCCGGACGGCGGGGTCGGCGGCCAGCCGACGCAGTACTTCGTCCTGGTCGACGGGAGGCCTGGCCTGGTTTCGCGGGGGTGGTTTCGATGTTCGCGCGGGCGCCGACTGCCTGCCGTAGAGCAGGCGGTTGCGGACCGCGCGCACGGTCTCGGGCGATATCCCGGCTGCCTGGGCGACCTGCCGCAGCGACAGGTCCGGGTTCTCGGTCAGCAGCGCGGTCGCCAGGCTGCGCCGCCGCGAGGCGTCTACCGGCCGGGCGCGGCCGTCCTGCCCGATGCGGACCCCGGAGCATGCGTCAGCCGTTTTTCTCCGGCGTATTTCGGCGACGGTTCGGGCGGAAATACCGGCGACCGACGCGATCATCCGGTCCGACCATTGCGGGTGGGTCGTGACAATGCGTTCGGCGGCCGAAATCCGGTCCTTGAGGGACAGCGGAAGTCCGTGTCCGATATTCGCCCGGACGGCCAGCACGAAGGAATCCTCCACGCTGCCGCGGAAATAGCGGGCGGTGATGTGTTCCTGCCCGCGCAGCCGTGCGGCACGCACCCGGTGCGCCCCGTCGATCACCCGCATCGTCGCGTGGTGCACGATGATCGGCGGCAAGTCCCGCTCCGCGGCGATCAGGGACCGTACGTGCTCCTCGTCCTCGCCTGCAGCGCGCGGTGAGCCCTTGAGCACCAGCGCGGCGACCGGGAGGCGCACCACCTCGTCGTCCGTTACGACGTACCGGCCCGGATCCGGGCGGTCGCTCATCCGTCCGCCCC includes:
- a CDS encoding ParB N-terminal domain-containing protein, with protein sequence MSDRPDPGRYVVTDDEVVRLPVAALVLKGSPRAAGEDEEHVRSLIAAERDLPPIIVHHATMRVIDGAHRVRAARLRGQEHITARYFRGSVEDSFVLAVRANIGHGLPLSLKDRISAAERIVTTHPQWSDRMIASVAGISARTVAEIRRRKTADACSGVRIGQDGRARPVDASRRRSLATALLTENPDLSLRQVAQAAGISPETVRAVRNRLLYGRQSAPARTSKPPPRNQARPPVDQDEVLRRLAADPAVRQTDAGRALLRVLRVQAMTGEEWQKIVDNVPAHCAQLVEQAARESARVWDDIAARIAQKTSLAD